In Marinomonas posidonica IVIA-Po-181, a single window of DNA contains:
- the ureG gene encoding urease accessory protein UreG, with product MNKPKQTLRVGVGGPVGSGKTALLRSLCSAMREHYNIAVVTNDIYTQEDAKFLTRHEALEADRIVGVETGGCPHTAIREDASMNLAAIDQLLDRHGALDVVFVESGGDNLSATFSPELSDLTLYVIDVSAGDKIPRKGGPGITKSDLLIINKIDLAPLVGASLEVMDTDAKAQRKDRPFVFSNLKAAQGLDDIIQFIVSEGMLEAKSLPPAKAVV from the coding sequence ATGAATAAACCAAAACAAACGCTTCGGGTTGGTGTCGGCGGTCCAGTGGGTTCCGGTAAAACGGCCTTGTTACGCTCTTTATGTTCCGCCATGCGTGAACACTACAATATTGCGGTGGTGACCAATGACATTTATACCCAAGAAGATGCCAAATTTTTAACCCGTCATGAAGCATTAGAAGCCGATCGTATTGTTGGGGTGGAAACCGGAGGTTGTCCGCATACCGCAATTCGAGAAGATGCGTCGATGAATCTGGCAGCCATTGACCAATTGTTGGATCGTCATGGCGCGCTCGATGTGGTGTTTGTTGAATCGGGCGGAGACAATCTAAGTGCCACGTTTAGCCCAGAGTTGTCCGATTTAACCCTTTATGTAATTGATGTCTCCGCTGGCGACAAGATTCCTCGAAAAGGCGGACCGGGCATTACCAAGTCAGACTTATTAATCATTAATAAGATTGATCTTGCTCCCTTGGTGGGCGCTTCGTTAGAAGTCATGGATACGGATGCTAAGGCGCAGCGAAAAGATCGCCCATTTGTGTTCTCGAATTTAAAAGCCGCACAAGGCTTGGATGACATTATCCAATTTATTGTGTCAGAAGGCATGTTAGAAGCAAAATCATTACCCCCAGCGAAAGCCGTTGTTTAG
- a CDS encoding urease accessory protein UreF: MVITTTDHALLRLLQLSSVSLPVGGYAFSQGMEYAIDCGWVSKQEDVADWTHLQLMQSFSRVDLPILRLAMQAWEEQNQERLVAINDLVLACRETKELRLNDTAMGEALARLLRSLDVPVPFERLEEISFVVLFAVAARYWKIEFETAALGFAWSWLENQIAAATKLVPLGQTQSQRLIGQLQPALSEAINIAAEMQEEDIGAGLPALAIASSLHETQYSRLFRS, from the coding sequence ATGGTCATCACCACCACTGACCATGCTTTATTGCGCTTACTGCAACTCAGTAGTGTGAGTCTGCCGGTCGGTGGTTATGCCTTTTCACAAGGGATGGAATACGCCATTGATTGTGGCTGGGTGAGTAAGCAAGAAGACGTCGCAGATTGGACTCACCTTCAGTTAATGCAGTCTTTTTCGCGGGTTGACTTGCCTATTTTACGGCTGGCGATGCAGGCTTGGGAAGAGCAAAACCAAGAGCGGTTAGTGGCAATCAATGATTTGGTACTGGCGTGCCGAGAAACCAAAGAATTGCGTTTGAATGACACGGCCATGGGGGAAGCATTGGCCCGGTTATTACGTAGTCTGGACGTACCTGTGCCTTTTGAGCGACTGGAAGAGATAAGTTTCGTTGTACTTTTCGCCGTCGCAGCCCGTTATTGGAAGATCGAATTTGAGACGGCGGCATTGGGCTTTGCTTGGTCTTGGTTGGAAAACCAAATTGCGGCGGCGACGAAATTGGTGCCGCTAGGGCAAACCCAATCACAGCGATTAATTGGACAATTACAGCCCGCTTTATCCGAGGCGATTAACATCGCCGCTGAGATGCAAGAAGAGGACATTGGTGCCGGTTTACCCGCTTTAGCCATTGCCAGTAGTTTACATGAAACGCAGTATTCTAGGCTATTTCGGTCTTAA
- a CDS encoding urease accessory protein UreE, with protein sequence MLDIYTRLGTHCHDDVYTTVTLSYEQRERGRLKLVGDNNEEIRVFLERGKPLLVGEYLRSECGKTIRVVGTTEDVAHASCDDWLTFSKACYHLGNRHTKVEVGERWLRIKPDHVLEDMLHMLGLVITHERDVFNPESGAYSHGHHHH encoded by the coding sequence ATGCTGGATATTTACACCCGTCTTGGAACCCATTGTCATGATGATGTGTACACCACTGTGACTTTGTCATACGAACAGAGAGAAAGAGGTCGCCTTAAATTAGTGGGTGACAATAACGAAGAAATACGTGTGTTTTTGGAGCGTGGCAAACCGCTTTTAGTGGGGGAATATTTGCGCTCAGAATGTGGCAAAACCATTCGAGTGGTTGGTACAACGGAAGACGTGGCACATGCCAGCTGTGATGATTGGCTGACTTTTTCCAAAGCCTGTTATCACCTTGGTAATCGTCACACTAAAGTCGAGGTTGGAGAAAGATGGCTGCGCATCAAACCGGATCACGTGCTAGAGGATATGTTGCATATGCTGGGCTTGGTGATTACTCACGAACGCGACGTCTTTAATCCCGAATCAGGAGCATATAGCCATGGTCATCACCACCACTGA